A section of the Enterobacter sp. C2 genome encodes:
- the mak gene encoding fructokinase gives MRIGIDLGGTKTEVIALGDSGEQLFRHRLPTPRDDYQQTIETIATLVEMAEKETGQRGTVGMGIPGSLSPYTGVVKNANSTWLNGQPFDKDLSKRLGREVRLANDANCLAVSEAIDGAAAGAQTVFAVIIGTGCGAGIAFNGHAHSGGNGTAGEWGHNPLPWMDEDELRYREEVPCYCGKQGCIETFISGTGFARDFHRLSGQPLKGNEIIRLVDEQDAVAELALSRYELRLAKSLAHVVNILDPDVIVLGGGMSNVDRLYKTVPQLIKNWVFGGECETPIRKAVHGDSSGVRGAAWLWPLEK, from the coding sequence GTGCGTATAGGTATTGATTTGGGCGGCACGAAAACAGAGGTTATTGCGCTCGGCGACAGCGGTGAGCAGCTGTTCCGCCATCGTCTGCCCACCCCGCGCGACGACTATCAGCAGACCATCGAGACGATCGCCACCCTGGTCGAGATGGCAGAGAAAGAGACGGGCCAGCGGGGTACGGTGGGGATGGGGATCCCTGGCTCCCTCTCCCCCTACACGGGGGTAGTGAAGAACGCCAACTCCACCTGGCTGAACGGTCAGCCGTTTGATAAAGACCTCAGTAAACGCCTGGGGCGGGAAGTGCGTCTGGCTAACGACGCCAACTGCCTGGCGGTCTCAGAGGCCATCGACGGCGCAGCCGCCGGAGCGCAGACCGTTTTCGCGGTGATTATTGGCACTGGCTGTGGGGCGGGGATCGCCTTTAACGGTCACGCTCACTCTGGTGGCAACGGCACGGCCGGGGAGTGGGGGCATAATCCGCTGCCGTGGATGGACGAAGACGAGCTGCGCTACCGGGAAGAGGTGCCTTGCTACTGCGGTAAGCAGGGGTGCATTGAGACCTTTATCTCCGGAACCGGTTTCGCCCGGGATTTCCATCGCCTGAGCGGCCAGCCGCTGAAGGGCAACGAGATTATTCGCCTGGTGGACGAGCAGGATGCCGTTGCCGAGCTGGCGCTGAGCCGCTACGAGCTGCGGCTGGCGAAGTCGCTGGCGCACGTGGTGAATATTCTCGATCCGGATGTGATCGTGCTGGGGGGCGGCATGAGTAACGTCGACCGGCTCTATAAAACCGTGCCGCAGCTGATCAAAAACTGGGTGTTTGGCGGGGAGTGTGAAACGCCAATCCGCAAGGCGGTGCACGGCGACTCCAGCGGCGTTCGCGGCGCGGCCTGGCTCTGGCCGCTGGAGAAGTAG